The DNA region CTTCCCTCAGGGCCTGTCATCTCCACTTAGATCCCATCTCCCCATGACCCAGTGACCTGGAACTTGTGAAGAGGCTCCACTGGGTGCAGTCCTGGGCAGGGCTTCACACCCACAGATTCAGGCAGAGTGTCAGTGCTATTGGGTGGGAGGGATTGGTTTGGGCCCCATCTGGATGGATTGTCTGCTCTCTGTAAACCAGGATAAAGAAACTGCACATGAAAGTCAGTTATTAGGTGCACAATACCTGGTAAAATCTGGGAGTAGACCAACAAGGGGAAATTTGTTCTGACTTTTTCTAAGGCAATTGAAGTTAAATGAGTGAGTCACTGACTTCAGAATCTTAATGATGGGGAATGGAATGAAAAATTCAGAACCGGACATCAGTGATAGAGGGTGTTTTATTCCATCATCTATTTCAAACTATGAAATCAGTCTAAATGTCTGAGAGGTGGAAATTCCTTAAATCACTTTCATCACCTTCATTCTTCAGATTTTGTATTTTCACTGTGCTGGTTTTGTTCTTTGGCACAGAGAAATTTTTACGTTTGATGAAGGTAAGGTTTCCTCTTCATTGTTTATCACATAGGTATCtagtttcccagcaccatttgttttgttttgctataaattttatttatttatttatttagttttggttgcgttgggtcttcattgctgcacgcaggcgtctccctagttgtggcgagcgggggctactctttgttgcggtgcacgggcttctgttgttgtggagcatgggctctaggcatgtggcacgccagctcagtggttgtggctcgtgggctctagagcacaggctcagtagttgtggcacatgggcttagttgctctgcagcatgtgggatcttcctggaccagggctcaaacccatgtcccctgcattggcaggcagattctcaaccactgctgggagggaagccctcccagcaccatttgttaatgGCAGCTGTCCTTTTTCCACTGTCTAGTCTTAGCATCCTTAGTATCagtagattttaaatatatacaaaggatcattTCTGAGcattctcttctgttccattggtttatatATCTGTGTTTATGCCGGTACCACACCATCTTGATTactttaatatgttttgaaaattaaagggTGGCCTCCATCCTTCTTCTTATTCAAGAGTGTTTTGGCAATTTGCGGTCCCTTGAGTTTCTATGATGTCTGGCctgtgttttttctatttctgcaagaattgccattgtaattttgataatggttgcattaaatatgtagaaCAGTTTGGGTCGTTTGTTTGGACATTTCAAGAGTTTTGAGACTTCCAGTCTATGAGTAtagatttatttgtatctttggatttctttttttttttgaggcaactgaggcaactattttctcttttattcttcaaCAGACATGTTCAGCATTATGGGCAACATTCTTAAAAACCTTAAGCTTCACAGACTTTCAGACATTCAAATACTATGGTCTCCTTTTCTTTGACGTGAAGGATTATTcagctagaaaaataaaagcatggtaGACAATACATTTTCACCAAATTCAAAGTAGTACAAAAATTAAGACTACAGAAGTACACATCGTACCTAATGTGtcattaaaaatagaagacaGTATTTTCTTCAGCAAATAAAACAGCATACTGGTATGCTGTTAATGCATAAACCTTTTAATGTATACTGTCATTCACAAATTATTTACAACTTCCACTGTGTGAAGAGAACTAGAATGTAAATCTTctgcaaaactggaaaaaagcaaTACAAAATTTGTGAAAGCCTGTGTTTCATATTATACAGAAGTAAGCAAGTTTTTCTCTTCAAATACCAGATATTGTACACAGTGATGTTTTGGACATATTACAGTAATTCTTGAGGATGTTTTAATGCTGGAGGTAAGTTTACAGGCCTTGACTCTTCATCGAGGAGTACTAAGTCTTCGATTTCACTGCCTCTGTAtttccttttacatatttttaccaCCATCTTTTTCTTGAGAAATAACTTCCAGGCTTCTCTTGATGCAActgcttttgtgttttctttgctttttccacaGCCAGTGCCCAAATACACAGGCTTACATCTCAATTCACAAACAATACTTTCTTGAGAGCTCTTATTTTGAGGCAGATCTGCCAGTTCTATTAGCGGGACAAGAGACACATCCAGTGTTGCTTTCAGAGCCTTGATAGCTGCGTTTCAGAGCCATGATTCATGCTGGGACTGAAGTCACCAACGGCCACCAGCTTCCATGCCACCATTTTGTACAGTCTGTTGACAGAAGGCTGCTTCTGTTTCACATCTTCATTGGTTAACTTGCAACAAGAGAATCTGCCAGAACTCTCGCTCGATTGCCAAGTACTTTTAGAACGCAGCTGTGACGTGCTGGTCTGAGAACGACTCTTAGAAGCCAGCTGGGACACACTTGCTATGGAAGTGCTTTTGGAAACCAGAGAGCCGCTGGTCTGGGAGCTGTTCTTGGAAGCTAACACTGATGCAACTGCCTGCGAAGTGCTTTTGGAAGTCAGCATCGTGTTTGCTGAGGTGGTGCTCTTGGGGGTTAGTAAAGATGTGCCTGATGAGGAACTGTTTTTAGAAACGGATGACGAAACACTTGCCTCTGAACTAGTTTTGGAAGTTAACCGCTTGAAGCTGTCTCTAGGTTTAGAATAGGTTCTAAGGTTTAGAATACAACAGTGGCAACTCTACTTCTGAGCTTCCTGAGGAGCCCAACAAGGGCACCTCAATCTCTGAGATGCTTTGAGAGTCCGAGACTGAAGAGCCTTCCAAAGCCCTCTTTTTCGGTGATCCACTTCGTTCTCTGGAATCAGTGGATTGGGTCACGTGACTGTTCACACTGGATTTCAACAACGAAGAAACAAAGGACGCTGAATCATGTTTATCTGGAGCTTCTGGTTCAGAAATTTTTCCAGACCCTACCGTTGTTACCAGAGAGggaatgctgctgctgctttggCTGGAAACAGATCGCTCTCCATCACTTGTGGAGCTATTCTGACTCAGGGTACCAGAGCTccgtatcatttctttttagattccgcatataagtgatatcatacgatatttctttctccgtctgacttacttcagttagtatgacaatctctaggtctatccatgttgctgcaaatggcattaattcattctttttaatggctgagtaatattccattgtatatatgtaccacattttctttattttaattttgttttattatttatttttggctgccttgggtctttgttgctgcacgcgggctttctctaggtgcggtgagtggggactactcttcattgcagtgcgcgggcttctcattgcggtggcttctcttgttgcggagcacgggctctaggcgcacaggcttcagtagttgtggcacgtgagctcagtagttgtggctcgcgggctctagagcgcagcctcagtagttgtggcacatgggcttagttgccctgtggcatgtgggatcttcccggaccagggctcgaacccgtgtcccctgcattggcaggcggattcttaactgttgcgccaccagggaagccccgtaccacatcttctttatccattattctgttgatggatatttaggttgcttccatgccttggctcttgtgaacagtgctgcagtgaaccctggggtgcatgtatccttttggaccatgtttttctctggatatatacccaggagtgggaatgcagtgtcatatgatagctctatttttgtttttttttaagggacctccatagtCTTCTCCACAATGGCtctaccactttacattcccaccagcagtgcaggagggtccccttctctccacaccctctccagcatttattgtttgtgggttttttgatggtagccattttgactggtgtgaggtgatagctcattgtagttttttttttttttttttagtaaacaacttgattgattgattgattgattgattgctgtgttgggtcttcgtttctgtgcgagggctttctccagttgcggcaagtgggggccactcttcatcacggtgcgcgggcctctcattatcgcggcctctcttattgcagagcacaggctccagacgcgcaggctcagtaattgtggctcacgggcctagctgctccgcggcatgtgggatcctcccagaccaggtctcgaacctgtgtcccctgcattagcaggcagattctcaaccactgcgccaccagggaagccctcattgtagttttgatttgcatttctttaataattagtgatgttgaacaacttAGcaattttttactgaagtattcttttttttaacatctttattggagtataattgctttacaatggtgtgttagtttctgctttataacaaagtgaatcagctatacatatatccctatatgaagtattgttgatttacagtgtttggttagttttgggtgtacaacaaaatgactcaattttatatatattctttttcagatcctttccccttataggttattacaaaatactgagtatggTTCcgtgtgctatatagtaggtccttgttggctatctgttttatacaaaatagtgtgtatgtgttaatacCAAATCCTAATTTATGCCCCTCCCTTCTGCTTTGGTCACCCCTAACTTTCTTtactgtgtctgtgggtctatttctgtttcatatataagTTCAATTGTATCTTCTTTCCTTcagtttcacatataagtgatatatttgtctttctctgtctgccttacttcacttagtatgataatctctgggtccatccattttgctgcaaatggcattatttcatttgtttttatggctgagtaatattccattgtgtgtgtgtatatatatgtatatatatgtgtgtgtgtgtgtgtgtatatatatatatatatatatacacacacacatacaccacatcttctttatccattcatctgttgatggacatttaggttgcttacatgtcttgggtattgtcaatagtgctgcagtgaacattggggtgcatgtatcttttcgaattatggttttctccagatatatgcccaggagtgggtttgcAGGATCTGAATCTTTCTTATTTAACTCTTTTGTTCTGCCAAAGTTGGATTCAGTTTGTTCTCTTTCTGCTTCATTGAGATGTAAAAAATTCTTGAGTGGAgatcttttccctttttgttgtAACGGTTTAGCCGTGtagatttctcttttattatagCCTTCAAGTAAAATGGGGGTGTTGAAGTGTCATATTGTTACTGTGCTGCTGtttccgtcttttttttttttaattaatttatttttggctgtgttgggtcttcgttgctgcgcgtgggctttctctagttgcggcaagcaggggctactcttcgttgcggtgtgtgggcttctcactgcggtggcttctcttgttgcggagcatgggctctaggcatgcgggcttcagttgtggcacacgggctcagtagttgtggcttgcaggctctagagcacaggctcggtagttgtggcgcacgggcttagttgctccgcggcatgtgggatcttctcggaccagggctcaaacccgtgtcccctgcattggcaggcggattcttaaccactgcgccagcagggaagtccctgttttcctcttgatttctgtTAACGTTTGCTTCATTTGGGGGGAAGCtctaatgtatacatatatttataactgttacatcttcttggtgaattgactcGTTTAAGATTGTATAATATCCTTTGTGccttctgtcagtttttgccttTGCTTTGTGTGATATAATATACTCACCCCTGCTCTCtttagcatggaatatcttttccctttctttcaccTTTAGCTTTTCCGTCTCATCTGGTGTGTGAATGTTCACATTTCCAGCTGTCTGACAcactctctctgtgtctcttacACCTGGTCTTCGTTTTTCCTCCTGTTACTTCCTCCAGCGGTCCCCGCTCAGGCACACTGAGCAGTGGTGAAAGGCAGGTGCCCTGGCCAGCCCCCTTCACGCCACTGTAATTACAGAGGATACGTATCAAGTGTTTACTTTTCATGACGTTTGGTGAAATGTTCTTGcttaataacaatatattttttccatatgcTTTTTTTGTCATGATTTTTAATTCTCCAAGAAGTTTTTAACTTTACCACTGTGATAATTTTCTTAATCTGTGAAAATAGTGTATAACACTAAACTTCTCTAATTTTGTGTCAGTGTTTTATtagtggaaaacaaaaaaaccgatGATAAAAAAAATTGTCCTGAAATATGTAAAGAGATAAGTCTTCTCATTCCAGTTGATTTAGTGTTGACATGTGTGATGGGTGCCATTGATGTGCAAGCCATTCATTTAGATAGAAGACATGATTTCAAAAGTATATATCTTTTTGCAGTTGAAATTATATCTTCAATATATTCCGTGGccttggtggtgggatgaattgggtgattgggattgatatatatacattaatatgtataaaatggataactaataaaaaaaaaagacgtatTTAAGTAATAGAAGACCTGAAGAGATGAAACAGATTTGAATCCTTGTTTTAATGATTTAAGGTACATATACATAAGCAAGTGTCTGCAATCCaaagtaaaagtaataaatgCCCTAaccaaggaataaaaaaatatatatgtgtatgtatatatatatatattccgtGGCCTTGAATTTTTTCTACACCATCATGTTAATGGTTTAAATAGTAGTAAGATTGCTAACATTTTATGTGTATGTGCTTGTGTGCCCACATCTATAATGACCTTTCATGCTATTCCATGTCATTCACCTTGGATGTCTTTCAAGCTTTACTCAGGGATCTgtcaatgtacttttttttttttttttttaaacatctttattggagtataattgctttacagtggtgtgttagcttctgctttataacaaagtgtcaGTGTACTTTTAATGCTCTCCTTTACTTAACTGATTTTTAAGCTTCAATTCCAGGGCTCAACCACCTGAGTTCAGGTGCTTGCTGTGTCATTGCTTAGCTTCTTGACTTGGTTCGAGTTTCTCTTGGTGTCTCTGACACAGTTTTCTGCTGTGTAAGATGGGAACATATCTTTCTCGAATGAGCTGTTATATTGATAAGAAGTTCGTGCTTGTAAAGTACTTATTTTGAGTAATGTTTTGTCTATAGGAACAATTCAAACACTTTTAGTCATTGCTGTTTCTGTCATTATCATAATTGAagattttgagttttctttaaaGCCATTGTGGACTTTGTCATCTCTGAAGCCACCACTCATAGTGTaacttatttaaatattgaatatCACTCAATGTTTAGAACGTAGTATCTGACACTTCTGCATAGACAACCTGTTGTtcagtattatttatatatgttttatggaTTCTCCACAAAGATGACAAATCCATACTTATTGGATGATATGATAATCTCTTATGAAAAAgcataagaatttaaaataagggACACAGTATTTGCTTCAAATACCTTAACACAGATCTTTCAGAACATATACTTGAACCAAATCGATCCTTACCCCTCTCTCATCTTTCCATTTTGTATGAAGATAACTCTTCTCGTGACCCGTTgttgaaatgtattttcatttcaggaaTGGTTGACCTTCAAGGATGTGGTCATTGAGTTCTCTCAGGAGGAGTGGGAATGCCTGGACCCTGGTCAGAGGGCCTTGTACAGGGACGTGATGTTGGAGACCTGCAGGAACCTGGTCTCCCTGGGTGAGGATAACTTCCCTCTAGAAGTTGGGATCTCCCCTTGCGTGTTTTGCATTTTTCCCTGTGTGCTTCTTGGGAGGCCCTGTTTTCGTTATGTGATCTGAAAGCCCTGTTGACACAGACGTGATGCGGCATCACAAGTTTAAACTGACCCTTTTCTTCAGATGATCTGCCCATTTCATGTTACATTAGGGGTTGTTCAAGAGCTTAATTATGTATAAAGCTCAATGgcaaacttttaaaagatatccAATTTCTTGTCTTCTGCCCTGTGGCTTTGACTGACTATTTCTTGGAAGAGTGTTAAGATACATGTATTACACTGTTCCCGATGCATTTAGAAGGAGGAGGTGGAtgaatttgtgaaatatttttcttgaccCACCTGTAATGTCCTCATTCCTCAGCTGAACAAAAAGCTGTGATTTTGGAAAAgccacaccaatttacatttctttgttctGATAagcagaaatttctttttctgatctgaacattatctccatttttggAGCAAGAGGAAGAGCCCAGGGCTCTGGTAAGTGGTGcgaaaacagcaaaaaaaaacaaatgggtgGGAATGTATCAAAAGTGTGAACACAGGTGGGATCTCAGGGCAGAGAGGAAGCCACAACATTAATAGTGCTTGGGAAACTCTTCTCATGGTGGAGAGTTCTTTGGGAAAACCAAAGTTTCTTTATTAAACTCTCAGAGGAGACTTTTCTTCTACCCGAGTTACCACTCTATCcttccaaatgtaaaatgtattctttcaccCTCCAGTGGTGCTGCAGCTTCTATAGAGACAAAGGCAAGGCCTTCATCAAGGTCCACAACACGCCGCATCTGACTGCTGTGAACTGGTTGTCGCTTGACTTTGAGGAGCATAATGCAGGCTGTGTTACTGGGTTGTCTtgccccctcttctctctttatgGACTTGATTCTATTGGATGCTCAGTTCTTAGTCCATATAGATCAAAGCTGATGCTTCTAGTGTCTAACCCCTGACCCTATCCTGGTTTCATGTCTGTTGTATTTGGAAGATATAATCAGAAGATGGAAAATACCGGCtgctatttaattattattattttttttggctgcattgggccttcgtcgctgtgcgtgggctttctctagttgcggcaagcgggggctactctgttgtggtgcgtgggcttctcattgcggtggcttcttttgttatggagcacgggctctgggtgcatgggcttcagtagctgtggcacgtgggctcagtagttgcggcacacgggcttagttgctctgtggcatgtgggatcttcctggcccagggctcgaacacgtgtcccctgcattggcaggcggattattaaccactgtgccaccagggaagtccctgctattTGATTTTATCTGGCACCTCAGAACGTGTATGGAGCTGTCTCAGCCCCTGTCTTCCTGTTTAGATCTGTCAGCCATTTCTTCTGTTCTGCTTTTGCCACACATTTCAGGGGTGTGTGGAATAGCCAGGTGCATTGGAtcttctgtgatttttatttaggaaaactGTAAGGACAGTGGACAGAGAGATCCTCTTTTTGATCCTAAATCCAGCAAGGGGAACATACATGAATCTTTCAGGCTCTTAGCTTGGCGTCCCTGGGTCGAGCAAATggtcccatctcaagatcttatAATATCTTACTcccatatattgtattttttttgctCCTGTACTGCTCTATTAGTCTGGGAATGTAGACTCTTCCTGACTTTACTTTCTCCTTAGTTTGTATAAGTTTTCCTCTTAAACTTGATTTTGAAGTATGTAGTCCTAGAGTCTGAAATCGTATCCAGTTTCTTTGCTGTGGTAATCCACCTATGTTTAATGGGCAGCTTCTAGTGGATTCTCTGTACAGTGGGTTTACTGGGTAACAGAAAATTTTTGAAGGAGAGTACTTTCCCTCATATGCTGTAATATTTTCCCATTACATACCAAATCACCACTTGAAGCTACTTAGTAGAGTGGTCAGCATGTTCTGAGATGCAAGACAGAAAGTGTCTGAAGACCTTGACCTATAAgtctttccagtttctttttctggctttgacCAACGTCACAAAAGCCTGTGTGAAGGGCACCGTGACAGTGTTGTTCACATGTACTAATGTCCATCCCCTTTGAGCCTCAGTAAGTGGTATAGCAGTTTCTCCGAACAACAGTATTGTCCAAGTTCACATCCTCTTATTTGTGAGGCTGTTGACTGAACTGTTGTTCATGCCATGCCACGTGTGCCATCACCTGTGTGCCATTGTTCTTTCTGCCTTCACACATAATTTTGAAGCAACTTAATGAGAGACCTTATGAAGTAGAGTGATACCTTCAGTGATAACCCATCATTTGTTCAAGGCACTGCAactttcattttgtatatttttatgcattataaatgactgtcttttatttttatcattaggtttctgttctttgttcctcttcgtttttgttttttatttgtaatatgtgGGATGGTTGGTTGAGaaagccccccaccccatggtGGAATTGGTGATCAGTTCGTTTTAGAATTCtttatgtagtcttttttttttttttaatttagttaattttggctgcattgggtctttgttgctgtgcatgggctttctctagttgcggtgagagggggctactcttcattgcggtgcgcaggcttctcattgcagtggcttctcttgttgcagagcacgggctctaggcatgcgggcttcagttgttgtggcgcatgggcttagttgctctgcggcatgtgggatcttagttcctggaccagggctcaaactggtgtcccctacattggcaggcggattcttaaccactgtgcgcaagggaagtcccaagatcacttaccaaagaaaaatatattatttttggttGAGAACAAATTCTAACTGGAGAATATAGGGTGTCAGTTGTCAAGTTGGAAGTAGCACAAATCTTATTTTCTCTGCAAGATACTTTGGCTCTGAATGTCACTACATCACTGGAAAATGGCAGGATAGCTTCCAGGCATTTGGCAATGGAGAGTCTCTCCTTGTCACAAACTATAGTTGGAATTTtggggtctttctttttttttttaaaaaaacaaatttatttattaaataaatattcttgatGTTAAACTATTATtgaatatatgatttacaaatattttgtattataccATACATTGTTTTTTCACTCTGCTGAGTATGGTTTAGTGCACAGTAGTTAATAGTtatgatgtagtccaatttatctgtttttagtTTGTTGGCCTGAGCTTTTGCTGTTATATCTGATAAATCATTGGTGAATCCAATGTTAAGaatctttttttgtaaatttacttGTAGGAGTTTTATTCACTAGGGACTT from Balaenoptera musculus isolate JJ_BM4_2016_0621 chromosome 19, mBalMus1.pri.v3, whole genome shotgun sequence includes:
- the LOC118885109 gene encoding LOW QUALITY PROTEIN: CDKN2A-interacting protein-like (The sequence of the model RefSeq protein was modified relative to this genomic sequence to represent the inferred CDS: inserted 3 bases in 2 codons) translates to MIRSSGTLSQNSSTSDGERSVSSQSSSSIPSLVTTVGSGKISEPEAPDKHDSASFVSSLLKSSVNSHVTQSTDSRERSGSPKKRALEGSSVSDSQSISEIEVPLLGSSGSSEVELPLLYSKPXRTYSKPRDSFKRLTSKTSSEASVSSSVSKNSSSSGTSLLTPKSTTSANTMLTSKSTSQAVASVLASKNSSQTSGSLVSKSTSIASVSQLASKSRSQTSTSQLRSKSTWQSSESSGRFSCCKLTNEDVKQKQPSVNRLYKMVAWKLVAVGDFSPSMNHGSXNAAIKALKATLDVSLVPLIELADLPQNKSSQESIVCELRCKPVYLGTGCGKSKENTKAVASREAWKLFLKKKMVVKICKRKYRGSEIEDLVLLDEESRPVNLPPALKHPQELL